In Entomomonas moraniae, one DNA window encodes the following:
- a CDS encoding co-chaperone DjlA produces the protein MQFFKQKISHLFDAFVERRRLANQVIFEGNELVFKALGHLANSQLESKCHRQQLDQEIALQPLSHEQVQLAYQHYLMGKTLETDVLEASLRYFKGCELEKELFLQRCWRMIWADRHLGTREYQLVHLFGFWFGWERARIEKVGIPYRPVFLSQEHQQALVLLEVLVDSPNTFIKQQYKRQLARYHPDKVISSGGSDEAINQATIMTIKIHEAYALIRMMHGF, from the coding sequence TTGCAATTTTTTAAACAGAAGATAAGCCACCTTTTTGATGCTTTTGTTGAGCGGCGTCGGTTGGCAAATCAAGTTATTTTTGAAGGCAATGAGTTGGTCTTTAAAGCACTAGGGCATCTAGCAAATAGTCAGTTAGAAAGTAAGTGTCATCGTCAACAGCTTGATCAAGAAATCGCATTGCAGCCACTGTCTCATGAGCAAGTACAACTAGCTTATCAACACTATTTAATGGGTAAAACGTTAGAGACAGATGTTTTGGAAGCTTCTTTGCGTTATTTTAAAGGCTGTGAACTAGAAAAAGAGCTTTTTCTACAACGGTGTTGGCGGATGATTTGGGCTGATCGGCACCTTGGTACGAGAGAGTATCAATTGGTTCATCTATTCGGCTTCTGGTTTGGCTGGGAGCGTGCCCGTATTGAAAAAGTAGGTATACCTTATCGCCCTGTTTTTCTTTCTCAGGAACATCAACAAGCATTAGTTTTATTAGAGGTTTTAGTCGATAGTCCAAATACATTCATTAAGCAACAATACAAACGGCAGTTAGCACGTTATCATCCTGACAAGGTTATCAGTTCAGGAGGCAGTGATGAGGCTATTAATCAAGCAACCATCATGACGATTAAAATACATGAGGCTTATGCATTAATACGTATGATGCATGGCTTCTAG
- a CDS encoding chloride channel protein: MSLPSSVRYTIKFLMAMILTGVIAGLVGVVLSLILHVVQHIAFGYNLNEVFSTDNFLEAVNASSPLRRVLALVACGVVVGVGWWALYRYGKKTMTIEQAVKNEPHQMPVFTTVVHGLLQMVSVGLGSPLGRELAPREVSASFVGWLSQKMELTEPDIKILVACGAGAGLAAVYNVPLAGALFTLEVLLVSARWQCVAPAIFTSTLAAVIAWAGLGDEQQYHISVMQLSYSLVAWSVVIGPIIGVAAFYFVKITAAAKKAAPKDAKLIPLALINFLLIGVLAIPYPELLGNGKEPLQLGFDGSLTIQLVATLLVIRFFITVTSLRVGAKGGLLTPGLMHGGLIAILFGSLWNYVFPAAPMGAYAIIGATAFLACSMKMPLTAIVLVLELTGVNHDSLVPMLFALVGAIGVFNLLKQVSSNKEITPIKE, from the coding sequence ATGTCATTACCCAGTTCTGTACGTTACACCATTAAATTTCTTATGGCGATGATTCTAACGGGAGTTATCGCTGGTTTAGTGGGGGTGGTTTTATCACTTATTTTACATGTGGTTCAGCACATAGCCTTTGGTTATAACTTAAATGAAGTCTTTTCAACAGATAATTTTCTTGAAGCGGTTAATGCCTCATCCCCTTTGCGTAGAGTTTTGGCTTTAGTGGCTTGTGGGGTTGTTGTTGGTGTTGGTTGGTGGGCGCTTTATCGATACGGTAAAAAAACCATGACCATTGAACAAGCAGTTAAAAATGAACCGCATCAGATGCCTGTATTTACAACCGTGGTGCATGGTTTACTTCAAATGGTTTCGGTGGGATTGGGCTCTCCTCTTGGGAGAGAGTTAGCCCCCCGTGAAGTCAGCGCTTCTTTTGTTGGTTGGCTTTCTCAAAAAATGGAATTAACCGAGCCTGACATCAAAATATTGGTGGCCTGTGGTGCAGGAGCAGGCTTGGCAGCTGTTTATAATGTCCCCTTGGCTGGCGCATTATTTACTTTAGAGGTTTTGCTTGTCAGTGCACGTTGGCAATGTGTTGCCCCTGCTATTTTTACCTCCACATTGGCAGCGGTTATTGCATGGGCGGGCTTGGGTGATGAGCAACAATACCATATTTCAGTCATGCAGCTAAGTTACTCGTTAGTGGCGTGGTCGGTGGTTATCGGGCCTATTATTGGTGTTGCTGCTTTTTATTTTGTAAAGATAACTGCAGCGGCTAAAAAAGCCGCGCCTAAAGATGCCAAACTAATACCACTGGCATTGATTAACTTTTTATTGATTGGCGTGTTAGCGATTCCTTATCCAGAATTATTGGGAAATGGGAAGGAGCCTTTACAGTTAGGCTTTGATGGTTCTTTAACTATACAGCTTGTGGCTACGTTGCTTGTGATACGTTTTTTTATTACTGTCACTTCTTTACGAGTGGGTGCAAAGGGGGGATTACTTACTCCAGGGTTAATGCATGGTGGTTTGATTGCTATTTTATTTGGTAGTCTTTGGAATTATGTATTTCCTGCTGCGCCTATGGGGGCTTATGCCATTATCGGTGCAACAGCCTTTCTAGCGTGTTCAATGAAAATGCCGCTGACTGCGATTGTGCTTGTATTGGAACTAACAGGGGTTAATCATGATAGTTTAGTTCCTATGCTATTTGCTCTGGTCGGGGCAATTGGCGTGTTTAACTTGCTTAAACAAGTCAGTAGCAATAAAGAGATAACTCCCATAAAGGAGTAA